The DNA window GTTGACGACAAAATAAAATTCAATCAAATGGCAAGTAATTGGACCCTATTGAGGTCTTGGGAGGCGGATGACTCGCCTTTCTTCTGTCTCTCCATGATAGGCATCTCATCTCGACAAACATGATGCAGTTTCGTGCTATTGTGGGCGAGGTATGTCTCATGTCCTAGTCAATTTCCAAGTGCTACTCTACCATCCGTCATGCCCAAGAATGCAGGAACCCATCCATCTCAACTCGATTGGATACAAGAGAGTACTTCATGAGTCAAGTCACTCCCCCGATCACTACCACCGACCCCGCAGAGGCTGTCAAACAGTGGTTCACGCTGCTTTCGGGCTACTGCTCCAGCATCGACTACGACTCCGCCGAAGCCATCGTCGCCGAGGACGTCGCGTCATTCGGCACCGCAACGGACATCGTCAGCGGACGCACGCCCCTGCGCGAAGGACAGTGGGAAAGCATCTGGGGAAACATCACCGACTTCGAGATGGACCTCGACAACGTGTACGCACGCGGCAGCAGCGATCAAGCATGGGGCATGGTCACCTGGACATCAACCGGCTACGACAGTGATCACAAGCCGTTTCATCGACCCGGCCGCGCGACTGTCA is part of the Dehalococcoidia bacterium genome and encodes:
- a CDS encoding nuclear transport factor 2 family protein — encoded protein: MSQVTPPITTTDPAEAVKQWFTLLSGYCSSIDYDSAEAIVAEDVASFGTATDIVSGRTPLREGQWESIWGNITDFEMDLDNVYARGSSDQAWGMVTWTSTGYDSDHKPFHRPGRATVTLERRDGVWLAVHTHFSLYPGTPQRTYGVGD